In the Salvelinus fontinalis isolate EN_2023a chromosome 34, ASM2944872v1, whole genome shotgun sequence genome, one interval contains:
- the LOC129833864 gene encoding heme oxygenase 2-like isoform X1: MEDSVKAESAADGGGLVNAEKEPEDTLSFPCGGQPVCPPHSPTDLSELLAAGTKEVHEKAENTQFVKDFLRGRIRKELFKLGDVALYYTYEAMEEEIERNKDHPDFSPLYFPELNRRDALSRDLDYFYGEDWRERVSCSPATQRYVERIHQVGQEEPVLLVAHAYTRYMGDLSGGQVLKKVAQRALKLPATGEGVYFYQFDGIHSAKAFKQLYRSRMNELELDMATKDRLVAEAVLAFQFNMEVFDELEEMGKDIQEEVMDAGMPVHGAHGTGGDINKCPYYAAQMAASGGSAYVGQLAMAVLRHPTGQVLFAAWVAALAGLAAWYFM, encoded by the exons ATGGAGGACTCTGTGAAGGCGGAGAGTGCCGCCGATGGAGGAGGCCTGGTGAATGCAGAGAAAGAGCCAGAAGACACTCTCAG TTTCCCATGCGGTGGTCAGCCAGTGTGCCCTCCCCACAGCCCCACAGACCTTTCTGAACTGCTGGCTGCCGGGACCAAAGAGGTTCACGAGAAGGCGGAGAACACCCAGTTTGTCAAGGACTTCCTCAGGGGGCGCATCCGCAAGGAGCTTTTCAAG ctGGGCGATGTGGCCCTCTACTACACCTACGAGGCCATGGAGGAGGAGATTGAGAGGAACAAGGATCATCCTGACTTCTCCCCGCTCTACTTCCCAGAGCTGAATAGACGTGACGCCCTGTCCCGCGACCTGGACTACTTCTATGGTGAGGACTGGCGGGAGCGGGTCAGCTGCTCGCCAGCCACGCAACGCTACGTGGAACGCATCCACCAG GTGGGTCAGGAAGAGCCGGTCTTGCTGGTGGCCCATGCCTACACCCGTTACATGGGCGACCTGTCTGGGGGCCAGGTGCTGAAGAAGGTGGCCCAGCGGGCGCTGAAGCTGCCAGCGACGGGCGAGGGCGTCTACTTCTACCAGTTTGACGGCATCCACAGCGCCAAGGCCTTCAAGCAGCTGTACCGGAGCCGGATGAATGAGCTGGAGCTGGACATGGCCACCAAGGACAGGCTGGTGGCGGAGGCCGTGCTGGCCTTTCAGTTCAACATGGAG GTATTTGATGagctagaggagatgggtaaggATATCCAGGAGGAGGTCATGGACGCGGGCATGCCTGTTCACGGGGCCCATGGGACCGGAGGAGACATCAACAAATGCCCCTACTACGCCGCACAAATGG CGGCCAGTGGGGGCTCGGCGTACGTCGGTCAGCTGGCCATGGCCGTCCTCAGACACCCCACAGGCCAGGTCCTATTCGCCGCTTGGGTCGCCGCCCTCGCCGGATTGGCTGCGTGGTACTTCATGTGA
- the LOC129833863 gene encoding cilia- and flagella-associated protein 70-like — translation QAKRNISVLRESIRAPATQGRGRAPSSVGSCKAIPSKLFDGGHKGGKDTKELPKRPGTQGKSAPIGSDSVTLVETEQQQQVNTEGQMYADSRTYIIIEIALEKSLVPKRSPEELAKRVMELIPPRAPLPRRPAGAERAVQEYQAQIASVAGQVLEQYQQLFGPAFLPGEKPLDPTSQEQRKTKLLGELNYSGKYFAFKEQIKYSVVRIVREKMLRTEAFSDPEQLQAFLSQLYVFLVDEMHVALNKTLSVDAQETQPRPLVDCAQLVHFAKEAQLNGDYQLAAQYYQEQLTRDRSDPAHWFDYGVLYMLTADYQKAEECFHYAVSMEQKHLPSLLMCGILAEMDGRLEEAETFFEGATCVDPANVVAWTLFGLFYEGQENSIQTEMAFLEATKQQRAALVVTPPCRVETRVESPDLGEEEQEVANCESLTIKPDVDGDTEASVVTGSQSCQGSMPGEGYKGGAEAEPSAMRHLATPTRLNTTIYMETVQFLLQNNALQMAQRALAQELLCPEGGLSSSYHLALARLQLLRAEYGSAESSLKEALNDSFQDPDVWALFGHIHHLTGEFGKAQECYERTLDFVTDATDTHPIYLRLGSIYLQEGEFQRAKTTYLRACKSSPSCLTWLGLGIACYRLGELTEAEDALTEANILNNGNAEVWGYLSLVCLQTGRRLEAEQSYKYALKLNFQKEAVLREIKALQDHVGFGNPCF, via the exons CAGGCTAAGAGAAACATCAGTGTTCTGAGAGAGAGTATCAGGGCTCCGGCCACCCAGGGCCGAGGTAGGGCCCCCTCCTCCGTAGGCTCCTGCAAGGCGATCCCTAGTAAGCTGTTTGACGGCGGTCACAAGGGCGGGAAGGACACCAAGGAATTGCCCAAAAGG CCCGGGACACAGGGGAAGTCAGCACCCATTGGCTCTGATAGTGTGACTCTGGTTGAAACTGAACAGCAGCAACAAGTGAACACAGAGGGTCAG ATGTATGCAGATTCCAGAACCTACATCATCATTGAAATCGCTCTTGAGAAGTCACTGGTGCCAAAGAGGTCACCGGAAGAGTTAGCCAAAAG GGTGATGGAGCTGATACCTCCCAGAGCTCCTTTGCCTCGCAGACCTGCTGGAGCAGAGAGA GCTGTGCAggagtaccaggcccagatagccAGTGTGGCAGGCCAGGTGTTGGAGCAGTACCAGCAGCTGTTCGGGCCTGCCTTCCTGCCCGGAGAGAAGCCTCTGGACCCAACCAGCCAGGAGCAGCGCAAGACCAAGCTCCTGGGAGAACTCAACTATTCTGGGAAGTACTTTGCTTTCAAGGAGCAGATTAAG TACTCTGTGGTGCGTATCGTGAGGGAGAAGATGCTGCGGACCGAGGCCTTCTCAGATCCTGAGCAGCTGCAGGCCTTCCTCAGCCAGCTCTATGTGTTCCTGGTGGACGAGATGCACGTCGCCCTCAACAag ACGTTGTCAGTGGATGCCCAGGAGACTCAGCCTCGCCCCCTGGTGGACTGTGCCCAGCTCGTACACTTTGCCAAGGAGGCCCAGCTCAACGGAGACTACCAGCTAGCTGCCCAGTACTACCAGGAG CAGCTGACTCGTGACCGTAGCGACCCAGCCCACTGGTTTGACTACGGGGTGTTGTACATGCTGACGGCTGACTACCAGAAGGCTGAGGAGTGCTTCCACTACGCTGTGTCCATGGAGCAAAAACACCTGCCCAG tttGCTTATGTGTGGTATCCTGGCAGAGATGGATGGACGCCTTGAGGAGGCAGAGACATTCTTTGAAGGAGCCACGTGTGTGGACCCGGCCAATGTGGTGGCCTGGACTCTGTTTG GCCTGTTCTATGAGGGCCAGGAGAACTCCATCCAGACAGAGATGGCCTTCCTGGAGGCCACCAAgcagcagagggcagccctggtGGTCACCCCACCCTGCAGGGTGGAGACAAGGGTGGAGTCACCagacctgggggaggaggagcaggaggtggCTAACTGTGAGTCGCTAACCATCAAGCCAG ATGTGGATGGAGACACAGAAGCCAGTGTGGTGACCGGGTCTCAGAGCTGCCAGGGCAGCATGCCTGGGGAGGGATACAAGGGAGGTGCTGAGGCTGAACCTAGTGCCATGCGACACTTAGCAACCCCCACCAGACtaaacaccaccatctatatgGAGACAGTGCAGTTCCTGCTGCAGAACAACGCACTACAG ATGGCCCAGAGAGCGCTGGCCCAGGAGCTCTTGTGTCCAGAGGGGGGTCTGAGCAGCTCCTACCACCTGGCCCTGGCCCGCCTGCAGCTGCTCAGGGCAGAGTACGGCAGCGCCGAGTCCAGCCTGAAGGAGGCACTCAACGACAGCTTTCAG GACCCAGATGTATGGGCGTTGTTTGGGCACATACACCACCTGACTGGGGAGTTTGGGAAGGCCCAGGAGTGTTACGAGAGGACCCTGGACTTTGTGACGGatgccacagacacacaccccatctacctGCGCCTGGGATCCATCTACCTGCAGGAAGGGGAG TTTCAGAGGGCGAAAACAACTTACCTGCGCGCCTGCAAGAGCTCCCCCTCCTGCCTCACCTGGCTGGGACTAGGGATCGCCTGTTACCGG CTAGGGGAGCTGACTGAAGCAGAGGATGCACTGACAGAGGCCAACATCCTGAACAACGGGAACGCGGAGGTGTGGGGTTACCTGTCTCTAGTTTGTTTGCAG ACGGGCCGAAGACTTGAGGCAGAGCAGTCCTACAAATACGCCCTGAAG TTGAACTTCCAGAAAGAGGCAGTTCTTCGTGAGATCAAGGCACTCCAAGATCATGTTGGCTTTGGAAATCCATGTTTCTGA
- the LOC129833864 gene encoding heme oxygenase 2-like isoform X2: MEDSVKAESAADGGGLVNAEKEPEDTLSPTDLSELLAAGTKEVHEKAENTQFVKDFLRGRIRKELFKLGDVALYYTYEAMEEEIERNKDHPDFSPLYFPELNRRDALSRDLDYFYGEDWRERVSCSPATQRYVERIHQVGQEEPVLLVAHAYTRYMGDLSGGQVLKKVAQRALKLPATGEGVYFYQFDGIHSAKAFKQLYRSRMNELELDMATKDRLVAEAVLAFQFNMEVFDELEEMGKDIQEEVMDAGMPVHGAHGTGGDINKCPYYAAQMAASGGSAYVGQLAMAVLRHPTGQVLFAAWVAALAGLAAWYFM, encoded by the exons ATGGAGGACTCTGTGAAGGCGGAGAGTGCCGCCGATGGAGGAGGCCTGGTGAATGCAGAGAAAGAGCCAGAAGACACTCTCAG CCCCACAGACCTTTCTGAACTGCTGGCTGCCGGGACCAAAGAGGTTCACGAGAAGGCGGAGAACACCCAGTTTGTCAAGGACTTCCTCAGGGGGCGCATCCGCAAGGAGCTTTTCAAG ctGGGCGATGTGGCCCTCTACTACACCTACGAGGCCATGGAGGAGGAGATTGAGAGGAACAAGGATCATCCTGACTTCTCCCCGCTCTACTTCCCAGAGCTGAATAGACGTGACGCCCTGTCCCGCGACCTGGACTACTTCTATGGTGAGGACTGGCGGGAGCGGGTCAGCTGCTCGCCAGCCACGCAACGCTACGTGGAACGCATCCACCAG GTGGGTCAGGAAGAGCCGGTCTTGCTGGTGGCCCATGCCTACACCCGTTACATGGGCGACCTGTCTGGGGGCCAGGTGCTGAAGAAGGTGGCCCAGCGGGCGCTGAAGCTGCCAGCGACGGGCGAGGGCGTCTACTTCTACCAGTTTGACGGCATCCACAGCGCCAAGGCCTTCAAGCAGCTGTACCGGAGCCGGATGAATGAGCTGGAGCTGGACATGGCCACCAAGGACAGGCTGGTGGCGGAGGCCGTGCTGGCCTTTCAGTTCAACATGGAG GTATTTGATGagctagaggagatgggtaaggATATCCAGGAGGAGGTCATGGACGCGGGCATGCCTGTTCACGGGGCCCATGGGACCGGAGGAGACATCAACAAATGCCCCTACTACGCCGCACAAATGG CGGCCAGTGGGGGCTCGGCGTACGTCGGTCAGCTGGCCATGGCCGTCCTCAGACACCCCACAGGCCAGGTCCTATTCGCCGCTTGGGTCGCCGCCCTCGCCGGATTGGCTGCGTGGTACTTCATGTGA